A stretch of Lathyrus oleraceus cultivar Zhongwan6 chromosome 6, CAAS_Psat_ZW6_1.0, whole genome shotgun sequence DNA encodes these proteins:
- the LOC127098367 gene encoding exocyst complex component EXO70A1, whose translation MGIAMVGTDLLSEKAAIMRESLQKSQTITDNVVTILGSFDHRLSTLEAAMRPTQIRTHSIRQAHENIDKTLKAAEIILSHFDQYRQAESKILKGPHEDLENYLEAIAKLRSNIQFFGSKNSFRNSDGVVSHASSLLTKAISKLQDEFNQLLSSYSKPVEPERLFDCLPNSMRPSSGSPGHEGEHNGKSNHHSDSHNNNADAVVYTPPVLIPPRILPLLHDLAQQMIEAGHRSQLLKIYREARSNVLEESLQKLGVEKLNKDDVQKLQWEILEAKIGNWIHFMRIAVKLLFAGERKVCDQIFEGFDSLAEQCFAEVTTNSVSMLLSFGDAIAKSKRSPEKLFVLLDMYEIMQELHSEIDTLFKGKACTEIRDAATALTKRLAQTAQETFGDFEEAVEKDATKTAVTDGTVHPLTSYVINYVKFLFDYRSTLKQLFQEFEGGNDSSQLATVTMRIMQALQINLDGKSKQYKDPALTHLFLMNNIHYIVRSVRRSEAKDLLGDDWVQRHRRIVQQHANQYKRNAWAKILQCMSIQGLASSGGGSNTAGGDSGTGGSSGASRALVKDRFKTFNIMFEELHQKQSQWTVPDSELRESLRLAVAEVLLPAYRSFVKRFGPLVESGKTPQKYIKYTAEDLDRMLGEFFEGKNMSETKR comes from the exons ATGGGAATAGCAATGGTTGGTACTGATTTGCTGAGTGAAAAAGCAGCCATCATGAGAGAGTCTCTTCAAAAGAGCCAAACCATTACAGACAACGTTGTCACCATTCTCGGTTCCTTTGACCACCGTCTCTCTACCCTTGAAGCCGCCATGCGTCCAACTCAG ATTAGGACACATTCTATTAGACAAGCTCACGAGAATATTGATAAGACTTTGAAGGCTGCTGAGATTATATTGTCCCACTTTGATCAGTATCGTCAG GCAGAGAGCAAAATACTCAAAGGGCCACACGAAGACCTGGAAAACTATCTTGAAGCAATTGCTAAGTTGAGAAGCAACATTCAGTTTTTTGGCAGTAAGAACAGTTTTAGGAATAGTGATGGTGTTGTCAGCCATGCCAGTAGTTTGCTAACTAAAGCTATTTCTAAGCTACAGGACGAGTTTAATCAGCTATTATCATCTTACAG CAAACCCGTGGAACCCGAACGCCTCTTTGATTGCCTTCCAAACTCAATGCGACCTTCGTCAGGATCACCTGGTCACGAGGGTGAACACAATGGCAAGTCCAATCATCATTCTGATTCTCATAACAATAACGCTGATGCTGTTGTATACACACCTCCCGTCCTTATACCACCTAGAATTTTGCCACTACTACATGATTTAGCCCAGCAAATGATTGAAGCTGGTCACCGATCACAGTTACTCAAAATATACAG GGAAGCCCGTTCTAATGTATTGGAAGAAAGCCTCCAAAAACTTGGAGTTGAGAAACTCAACAAAGACGATGTTCAAAAGCTACAGTGGGAGATTTTGGAAGCCAAAATCGGAAACTGGATTCATTTCATGCGAATAGCT GTGAAATTGTTGTTTGCTGGTGAGAGGAAAGTTTGTGATCAGATATTTGAAGGCTTTGATTCACTCGCTGAACAATGTTTTGCCGAGGTGACTACAAACAGTGTCTCTATGCTACTTAGCTTTGGAGACGCAATAGCCAAAAGCAAGAGATCCCCAGAAAAATTATTTGTACTTTTGGACATGTATGAAATAATGCAAGAGCTACATTCGGAG ATTGATACACTTTTTAAAGGCAAAGCTTGCACTGAAATAAGAGATGCGGCAACGGCTTTGACAAAACGGCTTGCACAAACAGCGCAGGAGACCTTTGGAGATTTTGAAGAAGCGGTTGAAAAAGATGCTACAAAGACCGCAGTAACAGATGGAACTGTTCATCCTTTGACTAGCTATGTTATTAACTATGTAAAGTTTTTGTTTGA CTACCGGTCCACGTTGAAGCAACTTTTCCAAGAGTTTGAAGGTGGAAATGATTCTTCCCAGCTAGCAACTGTAACAATGCGAATAATGCAGGCTTTGCAAATCAATCTAGATGGCAAATCAAAGCAGTATAAAGACCCTGCATTGACACATCTTTTTCTCATGAACAATATTCATTATATTGTCAGATCAGTTAGGAG GTCGGAAGCCAAGGATTTGCTTGGAGATGATTGGGTACAAAGACATAGGAGGATTGTGCAGCAGCATGCAAATCAATACAAAAGAAATGCTTGGGCAAAG ATTCTTCAATGCATGTCTATTCAGGGACTCGCCTCATCAGGTGGTGGGAGTAATACTGCAGGTGGTGATAGCGGAACTGGAGGTAGTAGTGGTGCTTCAAGAGCACTTGTTAAAGACCG GTTTAAGACATTCAATATTATGTTTGAGGAACTTCATCAGAAACAATCACAATGGACAGTTCCAGACAGCGAGTTGCGAGAGTCTCTCAGGCTTGCAGTTGCTGAAGTCTTGTTACCTGCGTATCGATCATTCGTGAAACGTTTTGG GCCTCTAGTCGAGAGTGGAAAGACGCCTCAGAAGTACATAAAATACACTGCCGAAGATCTAGATCGAATGTTAGGCGAGTTTTTTGAAGGGAAAAACATGAGTGAAACTAAGAGATGA